CTCCTATTCTCACCGGCACGAGGAGGATTCCGACTGCATGCGCCGAAGTGAAAGGCAGGCCGGCACAGGGCTGGCAGATCACGACCACGTGAAGGGGGAATGATATATGATCCACCTTGCACGTGAGGATGTTCTGCGAGGGCTTGAGCGATTCCGCAGTATCGCAAAACAGGACTTCCTCGCAAGCACCCTCACGGACAACCCGGAATTCTGGTCCACGCAGGCCAAGGCGAGGCGAGATCAGTACGATCGGCTGATTGAGATCATCGAGTCGTCCGGCGTCCCAAGAGCGGTCGAAATAGCCCTGGAGTGGTACAACGATCTACCAGTTCTCCATGACGAGCCCGAGTTCAGTCAGCCCGAGGTTCGAGGTCAGAAACAGGCACTTGAGGCGTTCTTCAAGGCCGTTGGGATAGATCGCCGCACCATACGGGATGCCCGCGGGCAGAAGCCGGCGCGCTGAGAGTGCGCGTCATTTTTCTTCCCTAAGTGGGCATGGCGTATGAGATGAAGACGCGCGACCGGGCAAGGGCTCTGGCCCTCCCCGGTCGCGCGTCACTGAAGTCGTGCCTCCCTCAGTGTATCCTGCGAACCAGCCCTACGACCTTTCCCAGGACCGTGGCTTTCTCGGTTATGAGAGCGGAGAAAGCGGGATTCTCGGGCTCCAGTCGGATGTGGCCGTCCTCGTGGAAGAACCGCTTCACGGTCGCCTCATCTTCTATCAGCGCGACGACGATATCGCCGTTGGCGGCCGCAGCCTGCCGACGGACGATGACATAGTCACCATCAAGGATCCCCGCCCCAATCATGCTCTCACCTGATACCTTGAGCATGAACACTTCCGACTCACCGGCAAAAGACCGGGGCAGGGGGAAGTACTCGTCGATATTCTCTACTGCCAGTATGGGAGCCCCAGCGGTGACACGCCCCACCACAGGGATGCTTACGACGCCCCGCGCGGGCACGGGAACCGCGTCGCCATCCATAAGCACCTCGATGGCCCTCGGCTTTACGGGATCCCTCCGGATGTGCCCTTTCCTCTCCAACGACGCCAGGTATCCGTGGACGGTTGAAGTGGACTTGAGCCCGACAGCGTGGCCGATCTCCCTCACGGACGGGGGGTAACCCCGACTCTCGGTTTCCTTGGCTATGAAAGCGAGGATCTGCTTCTCCCGCGCGGAGAGTTCGGACATCTCAATCAGCCCCCTTACCTGGCCACAGTATACCACACCTGCCAGGGGATTGCAAACACGCGTTCGACGCCGCACTCGAACACGCAGCACTTGCCGCCCGCTCCCGAACACGCGTTTCAAGCCACCCCTTGACAAAGAACACCCGTTCTGGTAGAGTTGAGACGTAATGGAACGGTTGTTCGGTCAAGTGAGGGATAGTCGCATGGGTTTCAGTACACCTGTTCGGCGCCCACGCCATGTGTCGGTTTGGACCAGGGTAGCTGTTGCGGCGGCTTCCGTGGCTGTGGTGGGGACGTTTCTGGTGTGTTTGCTCGCCCTTCGATCCTTGGCAGGCGCGGCCTGCGGCAGCAGGACGAGCGCGGCGGTCCCTGAGCCTGCCGGCGTCCAAGTCGCGGTAAGATCCGGTGACACCCTGTGGTCAATCGCGCGCAAGTTTTCCGGGGACGGCCG
This region of Bacillota bacterium genomic DNA includes:
- a CDS encoding LysM peptidoglycan-binding domain-containing protein is translated as MGFSTPVRRPRHVSVWTRVAVAAASVAVVGTFLVCLLALRSLAGAACGSRTSAAVPEPAGVQVAVRSGDTLWSIARKFSGDGRDLRRAVYRIRQVNNLDTPIIHPGQLILIPSNL
- the lexA gene encoding transcriptional repressor LexA; translated protein: MSELSAREKQILAFIAKETESRGYPPSVREIGHAVGLKSTSTVHGYLASLERKGHIRRDPVKPRAIEVLMDGDAVPVPARGVVSIPVVGRVTAGAPILAVENIDEYFPLPRSFAGESEVFMLKVSGESMIGAGILDGDYVIVRRQAAAANGDIVVALIEDEATVKRFFHEDGHIRLEPENPAFSALITEKATVLGKVVGLVRRIH